The sequence below is a genomic window from Sorangiineae bacterium MSr12523.
GACAAGCGGCGCTCGTAGTCGCGCGGCCGGAGCAGCGCATCGACGGCGAACAGCGACATCACGCGATCTTCGAGGCGCATGCGCGGCCAGTCGACGGGGATGTAGCCCATCTCGCCGCTGCCATGACGGCTGCGCAAAATCGATCCCGCCGTCTTTGCCCAGATGGACAACGAGACCAGACCGTCCGGTGTGGTGTCGAGGCTCTTGAGGACGTGATCGCGGACGGTGAAGAGCAGGCGCTCGACGCGCTTGGGATCGACCTCGGTCATGTTGGGGCCGAACCCCACGCGCTCCGAGCCCGGCAGCGGATAGGCCGCCGCGCGGTAGGCGCCAACGAGCCACCGCACGAGATCGCGCTTGGTCCAGCCGCGGCCGACGCCGTTGACGAAGGCAAGACCCGCAGCCCGGCAATTGGTGGCCACCCGCCATGGGTTGCCCTCTTCCAAGTAGCAATACGGCTCGGGCTCCGAGACCAGATCGTCTTCGTCAACACCCTCGGTCAGGACGGTGCCGCTTTCGGGCTCCACCTCATCGAGGGGCTGGAACAAGGAATCGTCACTGCTCATGATGGACGTGGGGAGCAAATCCACGGCCAATGCAGACGCAAGCGCGCGCGGTGAACGATAGTTAAGGGGTCGCGAAAAGACTCACCTTTCAGGCCTCCGTTTCGAACGGCTGCCACGGGCAAATTGTCACAGTGAGGAGAAAGCGTGTGTGATCCATTCTGCGCTGTTTCCTTACTGCGTGGATCGCGCCCTTATCGGAGGAGATGCACTTCGCCCGCGACGAAACGCTCGAGAAATCCATCGTCGCGTCGAACCATGAGACGACCTTCGTCATCGATGCCCTCGGCGATACCGGTGACGTTTTGATCGCTGCGAACGCGGTGCCCGCGCAGCGCATCGACGGCATCGAGACGCGCATGCACGGGTGTGAGGCCTCGCGCCGCGACCAGGGGCAGATCGCGTTCGAGCGCCTCGAAAAGATCCACCACGAGGGTCGCACGGCTTGGAGGCTCCGGCGCATGAAGCGCCACCGAGGTGGCCAGTGCCTGAATCTCCTCGGGGAATGCGCGCGTGTGCACGTTCATGCCAACGCCGATGATGAGCGCTTCCACTTGGCTCGCCGCAAACTGAGCTTCGACCAGGATGCCGCACACCTTGCGGCCATCGATCACCACGTCGTTGGGCCACTTCACGCGGACGTCCGCCTGGGGCGTCGCCCGGGCCACAGCGTCGCGCGCCGCCAGCCCGACGACGAGTGACAGGAGCGGGAGTCGCCGCGGCGGACACGCGATGCGGGCCAGCATGGAGAGAAGAATGTTCTCCCCGGGCGGCGAGACCCATTGCCGCCCTTGCCGGCCCCGCCCCGCGGTTTGCACTTCGCTCATCCAAGTCGCACCGTGGGGCGCACCGTTCTTGGCTGCGCGCTTCGCCTCGTCGTTGGTGGACGTCGTCTCCTCGAAGACCGTGAGCGGCGTTCCCAAGGAGATGCTGCGCTGGCGCAGGAGGGCCGGAAGGTTCGTCAAATCGGGCGGCATGAAGGCGGCCATGGGCCCATCGTACCAGCCTCGCTCATGCCGGTGCCGGTGGAACGGGCAGCCGGCACCATCGCCGAATGCGATCCCCCAAGGGCAGATCGCGCAGCATGGGCCGCATCGCCAGCACGTACGCCGTGCCGGATATGGCCGCGCCGGCGGCGCCGACGGCGAGGGCTCCGAAACGGCCCGGCGGCATCAGTCGCGTGAGGTGCGGTTGGACGGAGATCCAGCCGAAAAGCGCGGCCATCAGCGTGCAGGGCACCAACCGGAGCAACCACACGCCGAGGTCGGCCACGAGGCTTCGCAGCGGGATCGCCTGCCGAAGAAGATGGAGGCCCACGGGGATCGAGGTCGCGAGCGCGGAAATCGCCGTCGCTGCGGCCACACCGGACGTCCCGAACCAACGGCCGAGCAGCAACGCGAGCCCGATGTGAAGCGCCCCATTCACGAGGGTGATCATGCCCACCCGCATCCGGTATCCGAGCACCGCGGCCGTCGTCAGCAATGCATGAACGACGCTGAGGATGACGATGTCGAGGCCGAAGACTCCGTTCAGACGGGCGCCGCCAAATAGCTCGGGCCCGACCCAAAGGGAGACGAACGCGGCGTTGATCGAAAGGGTCACGCAAACGACGCCGCCGGCGAGAAACAACGTCACACGCACGATCGACCGCACCACGTGGGCGGTGCGCGTGGCGTTGCCTTCCGCGTGCATCTGCGCGAGCCCCACGGATGCACTGTCGGGGATGACCCAGCCGAGCTGCATGAGCGCAAAGCAGATGCGCGACGTCACGGAGAAGCTCGAGATGTCGCCGCGCAAGCCCACGCTGGCCAGGACCACGCTGTCGGTGGCAAAAGCGAGCTGCCACCCCAACGCGCCCAACCACGTGCCCGTCCCCGATGTGAGAATCGGCTTCACCTCCCGCCAGGAAGGGCGTGGCCAACCGCGAAACAGGTGACGATTGCGGGTGAGTGCGCGATGAGCCGCGGCGATTCCCGAAATGAAGGGCGGCACGGCGGCCGCCACGCCGACCGCGTACAATCCGGCCCCGAGTCGAACGAGGGCGTACGTGAGGAGGCCCGAGGCGAGGATCTGCAGGAGCTGAAACGGCCCCATGTACTTGAAGTCCTGCTGCCCCTGGCAAAGCGTCGAGAAGAGGCGCAGCGGATAGGAAATCGCCACCCCGAGCACCATCACGAGCAGTGGACCCGCGAGCGTCGCACGATCGGCCGCGCTCAGATGCAGAAGCGCCGGAAACGCGAGCCATAGAACGAGCGCGAGCACCACGTACATGGCGCCACTCACGACCCCGGCGAGGAGACCGTGCAGGACGAGGCTGCGCATTCGCGCGCTGTCCTTTTGCGAATCGGCCTCGGCGAAGAGCCAAGGCATCACCGCGAAGGTACCAAGATCCGCCAAGGTGGCGTAGCCGAGGAGAGCACCGGTGGCGAGCCACAATCCGTACAGATCGGCCCCCAGCGTCCCCACGACGACCCGGGTGACCGCGAACCCCACGAGGACGGCGAGGGCGGTTTGGCCATAACTGAATACGGCCGCAATGAGAGCATTGGCTCGCCGGCTCATTTCGCGCGAAACTCTAGCAGAGACGGAATGTAGTCCTGAACGACGTCGAGCCGGACGAACTTGCGCTTCGGCGCCGCCCGGACCTCGGAGGGCTGTGAAATTCGCTCCAGAACGCGCTCGAGCCGCCCCACGTGCGTGTCGGAGGTGATGGTTCGGGCCATCTCCCATGCCCCATTGCGGAGGCGTAGGTGGTGCACGGGATCGCGAAGCGCGCGCACCATGGCCTCGGCGAGGCTCGAGGACGTCGGGGGATCGGCGTGGGCAAACTCGCCCGACACACCGGGCTCGAGCCACTCCGCCACACCCCCCATGGAATAGGCCACCGTGGGAAGGCCGGCGCATCCGGCCTCGACACCGACCATGCCGAATGTCTCGGGCATGAGGGTCGGCAGGACCAGGAGATCGGCAGCTTCCATGAGGGCTTGCCGGGTGCGGGCGTCGACCCAGGAGAGAAACTCGATATCGGCATTCGTACGCCGCGCCTGCGCCTTGAGTTCCTCTTCCATGGGCCCGGTTCCGGCCACGACGAGCCGCAAGGGGCGACCGAGCGCGGCGCGGACGCGCGGCATGGCCTCAATCAGGTGATGACACCCCTTCGAGCGCACCAGCCGGCCCACGTACAAGATGGTGTCCGTCGGAGGCCGCTCTTCCGGCGGCCGGGATATGGGCACCGCCCCATAAGGAGGAATTGGATTTCGATGGATATGCTTGCCAGGGACACCGTTGTGCACGAGCTCGTGTTCCATGTGCCGACTGGCGACGAACAATGCACGGTAGCGGGACATACGGCGCCGGTGCCCGCGTTCTCGCGTATAGAGGCTCAGGGTCGTAACGGGATTGAGTCCGCCACATCGGCGGGTGAAGTAATAGGCGAGGCAACCCGGCCCCAGGGTGCGCTCGCATTCACGCATTTCGGGAAATGCGTGCGTTTTCGAGCCACTGATGCACGTACCGCGGTGGGCGTGCACGAAAAGTGCGGCGGGATAGGCATCGAGCAGCGCATCCTCCACATCTGGAAACGTCAATCCCTGCGCGTAAACCACGTCGGGCCGCCATCGAATCAACCCTGCGGGTAGCGCGGATTCTCCGCGGGTTTGCCATCTGGGGATATCGAGCCCGGTATCGACGTGCATCGTCGGATCGCCCGCGTCCTGTTCGTACAACAATGCAACTTGGTGGCCGCGGGCCAAAAGTGCAGGCATGAGGGCGCGCAAATACGTTTCGGCGCCCCCGACGATCGTGCGCAATGGCGCTGCAATGGCAATCCGCATGGGAGCCACGGCGGCAGGCGCAATGGATATGCTCTGTATCGGCGCAATAGGACTCGCAAGTTCCGCGACCATACGCAACTCCTTCCATCGAGCAGCCATCGAGTGCAGATCTCGGCCACCTCACGACGTGATGACGTCATGGGTGATGGACAGTCCGATCCCGTCACGCTGTCAAATATTCAGCGCCATCGAGTCTTGAACCATCGACGCCATCGCTCATTTAATATTTGGAAGATGGGATGCGAATCGCCACCGGGACATTCAACTTGGCAATTGATTCAAATCCCAAAGAGCGAGCACCCGCGTTTGACCCGTCGTGTCGAGCGAGGCTGTCGCTGGGCCATCACGAAGAATGCGGAGCGGCTCCGGGAATCCAAACGGGTCCAAGCATAAGTTGATGGGGCGGTACGACCCCGTCACGATGTCATGATTAATCCGTTCGAGCGGAAATTGAGTGGTCAGCAAATAGCGAGCGCCCGTTGCTTTGAAATTACGCAAGACCGCATGGATGTGGCGATAAGACAGGTGAATGAGACAATCGCGACAAAAGACGAGATCGGCCCGGGGGAGTTCGTCCCTGGTGAGATCGCGGTGAAGAAACTGACGGTTGGGCGAACCGAAGTGAACTTGATTGTCCTCGATTAATTTGGCGACGACATCGACTCCTATATAATGGACGCCCGCCAAGTCGGAGTGGCGCATCCAAAAGAAGTCTCCGCATGGCGCATCGAGCAAGGTGCGAATTCCTAGTTCATGAAGCAACGAAGGAAGCGCCTCGCGAATGGCTTCGCTTTCGACCAGGTTGGAGCCCCCACCGGAGAGGCTGGCCGAATCCCCCCAGGCATTGGTTCGGTGCACTTCGGAGAATACCTGCTCCGGTGACCGGGTATGGTCGGCGACGATCCGCCGTATCGAACGAAACAATCTCAATGACAATGGAAGATGCCTACCAAGGGCATCGCGAACGACTTGTTTGCCAAGCATACGTTCCTCCCAGGCCTTGAAGCGCCCCGCGCATCATGGGATTCCTTTTGGTATTGGAACATTCACCGCGGTTCCGTCACACCGCGCGATTCTTTTTCGATGGTCAAAAGCCGTTATCGGCGTGCCACGCTGACGCGATGGGACGTACCCGAAGAGGGTGACCGCACGCGGGGGGCCCGATCGAGGCCTTGGACGAAGACGGGATGGCCGCGAATGGCGGATTATTCGAAATCGAGGCCGATGTCGGCGGCCGCCGCGGAGTGCGTGAGGGCGCCGACGGAGATGGCATCGACACCCGCGCGCGCCAGCTCGGTGATGCGCGACACGGTAATGCCGCCGGAGGCTTCAACGATGGCCTTGCCACGGGCTCGGCGCACGCCCTCGGCCACGTCCTCGGTGGACATGTTGTCGAGCAGCACGATGTCCGCACCGGCCTCGAGGGCCTCGTCGAGCTGGGAGAGGGAATCGACTTCACACTCGATGCGGCAGGTGTGCGGCGCACGGTCGCGTGCCCGTCGAATGGCCGCCGCGACCCCGCCGCACGCGGCGACGTGGTTGTCCTTGATCAATACCGCCGAGCCAAGATTGTCCCGATGGTTGCGGCCACCGCCGGCCCGCACAGCGTAGCGCTCGAGGACGCGCAAACCCGGCGTGGTCTTTCGCGTATCCGTGACGCGCGTCGCACTGCCCGGCGG
It includes:
- a CDS encoding biotin--[acetyl-CoA-carboxylase] ligase — its product is MAAFMPPDLTNLPALLRQRSISLGTPLTVFEETTSTNDEAKRAAKNGAPHGATWMSEVQTAGRGRQGRQWVSPPGENILLSMLARIACPPRRLPLLSLVVGLAARDAVARATPQADVRVKWPNDVVIDGRKVCGILVEAQFAASQVEALIIGVGMNVHTRAFPEEIQALATSVALHAPEPPSRATLVVDLFEALERDLPLVAARGLTPVHARLDAVDALRGHRVRSDQNVTGIAEGIDDEGRLMVRRDDGFLERFVAGEVHLLR
- a CDS encoding oligosaccharide flippase family protein, which translates into the protein MSRRANALIAAVFSYGQTALAVLVGFAVTRVVVGTLGADLYGLWLATGALLGYATLADLGTFAVMPWLFAEADSQKDSARMRSLVLHGLLAGVVSGAMYVVLALVLWLAFPALLHLSAADRATLAGPLLVMVLGVAISYPLRLFSTLCQGQQDFKYMGPFQLLQILASGLLTYALVRLGAGLYAVGVAAAVPPFISGIAAAHRALTRNRHLFRGWPRPSWREVKPILTSGTGTWLGALGWQLAFATDSVVLASVGLRGDISSFSVTSRICFALMQLGWVIPDSASVGLAQMHAEGNATRTAHVVRSIVRVTLFLAGGVVCVTLSINAAFVSLWVGPELFGGARLNGVFGLDIVILSVVHALLTTAAVLGYRMRVGMITLVNGALHIGLALLLGRWFGTSGVAAATAISALATSIPVGLHLLRQAIPLRSLVADLGVWLLRLVPCTLMAALFGWISVQPHLTRLMPPGRFGALAVGAAGAAISGTAYVLAMRPMLRDLPLGDRIRRWCRLPVPPAPA
- a CDS encoding glycosyltransferase family 4 protein produces the protein MRIAIAAPLRTIVGGAETYLRALMPALLARGHQVALLYEQDAGDPTMHVDTGLDIPRWQTRGESALPAGLIRWRPDVVYAQGLTFPDVEDALLDAYPAALFVHAHRGTCISGSKTHAFPEMRECERTLGPGCLAYYFTRRCGGLNPVTTLSLYTRERGHRRRMSRYRALFVASRHMEHELVHNGVPGKHIHRNPIPPYGAVPISRPPEERPPTDTILYVGRLVRSKGCHHLIEAMPRVRAALGRPLRLVVAGTGPMEEELKAQARRTNADIEFLSWVDARTRQALMEAADLLVLPTLMPETFGMVGVEAGCAGLPTVAYSMGGVAEWLEPGVSGEFAHADPPTSSSLAEAMVRALRDPVHHLRLRNGAWEMARTITSDTHVGRLERVLERISQPSEVRAAPKRKFVRLDVVQDYIPSLLEFRAK
- a CDS encoding class I SAM-dependent methyltransferase; this translates as MLGKQVVRDALGRHLPLSLRLFRSIRRIVADHTRSPEQVFSEVHRTNAWGDSASLSGGGSNLVESEAIREALPSLLHELGIRTLLDAPCGDFFWMRHSDLAGVHYIGVDVVAKLIEDNQVHFGSPNRQFLHRDLTRDELPRADLVFCRDCLIHLSYRHIHAVLRNFKATGARYLLTTQFPLERINHDIVTGSYRPINLCLDPFGFPEPLRILRDGPATASLDTTGQTRVLALWDLNQLPS
- the nadC gene encoding carboxylating nicotinate-nucleotide diphosphorylase; the protein is MSFELPGVALDKIVDIALYEDLAAGDLTTEACIDAEADAVAHAVARKELVVCGGPVFRRVFQRVHPLLEVFDGVREGELVKPGTKLWTVQGRARAILMGERTALNLVQRMSGIATITRSYVDALPPGSATRVTDTRKTTPGLRVLERYAVRAGGGRNHRDNLGSAVLIKDNHVAACGGVAAAIRRARDRAPHTCRIECEVDSLSQLDEALEAGADIVLLDNMSTEDVAEGVRRARGKAIVEASGGITVSRITELARAGVDAISVGALTHSAAAADIGLDFE